In one window of Arachis ipaensis cultivar K30076 chromosome B06, Araip1.1, whole genome shotgun sequence DNA:
- the LOC107646485 gene encoding probable protein S-acyltransferase 17 codes for MGVEWVLVCHGLVTALVVVSFLCGRWPIFEGTFIQRIHYFLTFGFYDYFLRFVGAVFGAKGADAVLSVENFCCDRPNPLLQIIYLAIIGSTYYFVVKSCFAYIPGYYLGDFHRYTSFLAVAVGILLFLLTSFSDPGTVKAQNVSHYLSAYPYDNIIYEEKECSTCKILKPARSKHCSICDRCVARFDHHCGWMVSILKKIFVCVDPCNMIFFNFYSIRVLDSFMSCRHFLLCMYGTVAIGLVLAGRLKELKVVYILTVYYGVENSFLDLAPHVVQWLLGSYNTQILLMVFLAIVAMLLAGFFGYHAKLCLSNTTTNETYKWQDYMDWQRKLKEAQASAEALKQSINGMTSEKRPVVSKWRSFFRRSPLEDVVVVKNNIYDKGFINNIWEVISPLSTRRTLTQTKLKSS; via the exons ATGGGTGTTGAGTGGGTTTTGGTGTGCCACGGCCTGGTGACTGCTCTGGTTGTTGTCTCCTTCCTCTGCGGCCGCTGGCCAATCTTCGAAGGCACTTTCATCCAACGCATTCACTACTTCCTCACTTTCGGCTTCTACGATTACTTCCT GCGTTTCGTCGGTGCCGTTTTCGGCGCCAAGGGTGCGGATGCAGTTCTCTCCGTCGAAAATTTCTGCTGCGATCGCCCCAATCCTCTTCTTCAG ATCATATATCTCGCCATAATCGGTTCAACATATTATTTCGTTGTAAAATCGTGTTTTGCATATATTCCTGGATACTACTTAGGTGATTTTCACAG GTACACAAGCTTCTTGGCAGTTGCTGTTGGAATTCTGCTCTTTCTTTTGACCAGCTTTTCTGATCCAGGGACAGTGAAGGCTCAGAATGTTTCTCACTATCTTTCTGCTTATCCTTATGATAACATTATTTATGAAGAGAAGGAGTGTTCCACTTGCAAAATTCTCAA ACCTGCTAGGTCAAAACACTGCAGCATTTGTGATCGATGTGTTGCACGCTTCGATCATCATTGTGGATGGATGGTtagcatattaaaaaaaatatttgtttgtgTTGATCCTTGTAACATG atattctttaatttttattccaTTCGTGTACTTGATTCTTTCATGTCTTGTAGGCATTTCCTTTTGTGCATGTATGGCACAGTTGCCATTGGGTTGGTTCTTGCTGGAAGACTAAAAGAATTAAAAGTTGTCTATATTCTAACTG TTTATTATGGAGTAGAAAATTCTTTTTTGGATTTAGCTCCTCATGTTGTACAG TGGTTATTGGGATCGTACAACACTCAGATACTGCTTATggttttccttgcaattgttgcaATGCTGTTGGCTGGTTTCTTTGGTTACCATGCAAAGCTTTGCCTTAGCAACACTACCACTAATGAG ACCTACAAGTGGCAAGACTACATGGACTGGCAAAGGAAGCTCAAAGAAGCACAGGCTAGTGCCGAAGCCCTAAAACAAAGCATCAATGGAATGACCAGTGAAAAGCGACCTGTGGTAAGCAAATGGAGATCTTTCTTCCGAAGATCACCTCTTGAAGATGTGGTAGTTGTTAAGAATAATATTTACGATAAAGGATTCATTAACAATATCTGGGAGGTTATTTCGCCTCTCTCAACGAGGCGAACACTGACCCAAACCAAATTGAAGTCCAGCTGA